TGGGGGGTCTGTCTCCCACGGTGTCTAACGCTTGGTACCGTGATGGGATTCCCACCCTCGGGGTGATCCAATCGCGCTTGGGGCCTCGGTTCTTCAGATGATCGGCGATCCAGGCGCGCGTACTGCGACGATGTGCTGCTCCAGGCGTCGGCGCGTACACCACGGGCCAAAAATAAGCCATTTTGTCGTTGGCCGATTCGAGCACGATCGCGTAAAGCACCGTCCGCCTCACGCCGAAGCGGGGGCGGGCTCGAACAGCTCGACCAGGTTGCCGGCGGGGTCGGTGAGCAGGATCTGCCGGCCGCCAGGGCCCGCGACCAGGTCGCCGAGGAAGGACAGCCCGGCGCCGCGGAGCCGGTCGATCTCGGCGTCGAGGTCATCGACGACGAGATGGATGCGGTTGCGCCCCGCGGCGGTGCCCTCGGGGGTGGCGCGGGCGCCGCTGCTGGCCGGGCCTGACAGCAGCAGCCGCAGCGGGCCGCGTACGACGTCGGCGAAGGCGGGCGCG
The nucleotide sequence above comes from Nonomuraea gerenzanensis. Encoded proteins:
- a CDS encoding VOC family protein; the encoded protein is MTASDQYAAVRYLVDDVAAAVAFYTTHFGFSVRLDAAPAFADVVRGPLRLLLSGPASSGARATPEGTAAGRNRIHLVVDDLDAEIDRLRGAGLSFLGDLVAGPGGRQILLTDPAGNLVELFEPAPASA